A single genomic interval of Rhodothermales bacterium harbors:
- a CDS encoding EutN/CcmL family microcompartment protein, protein MMLGKVIGTVWATRKDDQLVGMKLQIVREVDLDLSLKDRFVVAVDSVGAGAGEVVLVAQGSSARQTVLTNNKPVDAVITAIVDKMDVETVARLELSGVDS, encoded by the coding sequence ATGATGCTGGGCAAAGTCATCGGGACAGTCTGGGCGACGCGGAAAGACGATCAACTCGTTGGCATGAAGCTCCAGATCGTGCGCGAGGTGGATCTGGATCTTTCCTTGAAAGATCGTTTTGTCGTCGCCGTCGACAGTGTCGGAGCCGGCGCAGGGGAGGTTGTTCTGGTGGCTCAGGGGTCGAGCGCCCGTCAGACGGTCCTCACGAACAACAAACCGGTGGATGCGGTCATCACCGCGATTGTCGACAAAATGGACGTCGAAACCGTTGCCAGACTGGAATTGAGCGGGGTGGATTCGTGA
- a CDS encoding EutN/CcmL family microcompartment protein — protein MKLARVIGTIWATRKNERFESRRMLLVQPMAFRGRDVGGPIIALDTAESGVGDVVIYTTASEAAIPFKPGLTPTDATVVGVVDRIDHQDWTFVAGA, from the coding sequence GTGAAGTTGGCCAGGGTAATCGGCACCATATGGGCGACGCGGAAGAATGAGAGGTTTGAGTCGCGCCGAATGCTTCTTGTGCAGCCCATGGCCTTTCGAGGTCGCGACGTTGGTGGACCGATCATCGCGCTCGACACGGCAGAGTCGGGCGTAGGCGACGTGGTGATCTACACCACGGCCAGCGAGGCGGCTATTCCGTTCAAGCCCGGGCTGACACCTACAGATGCAACGGTGGTTGGTGTCGTCGATCGCATCGACCACCAGGACTGGACCTTCGTGGCCGGCGCCTAG
- the pheA gene encoding prephenate dehydratase — MIIAYQGEVGAFSEAAARHLFAADELQPHSSFESVFDAVHDGDADRGVVPIENSLHGSVHSNYDLLEEHELRIVGEVNLRIRHNLLVLAGTSIEEITTVESHPQAIGQCRRFLRETLPHASVVPTYDTAGAARAVARGGDRTVAAIASRRAADEYGLTVLFEEIESNHENYTRFLALSRPGQPVSTVVGSEDGFKTSIVYSMRDNVPGALFKSLAVFALREIDLFKIESRPLVGRPGEYLFYLDFAGGEEEKEVQKAIGHLEEIAAYVKILGSYGRGEVVY; from the coding sequence ATGATTATTGCTTATCAGGGTGAAGTCGGAGCGTTCAGCGAGGCGGCGGCTCGTCATCTTTTTGCTGCGGACGAACTGCAGCCGCACAGTTCTTTTGAGTCTGTGTTCGACGCTGTTCACGACGGTGACGCGGATCGGGGGGTAGTTCCCATAGAGAACTCACTGCACGGAAGTGTTCACAGCAACTATGACCTTCTGGAAGAGCACGAGCTTCGAATCGTAGGAGAGGTCAATCTTAGAATCCGCCACAACCTACTGGTACTGGCGGGCACGTCGATAGAGGAGATCACGACGGTGGAGTCGCATCCACAGGCGATTGGTCAGTGCCGCCGTTTTCTCCGGGAGACGTTGCCGCACGCCAGCGTGGTGCCAACCTACGATACTGCCGGCGCCGCTCGGGCGGTGGCCCGGGGTGGTGATCGGACGGTGGCGGCCATTGCGAGCCGGCGAGCCGCGGACGAGTACGGGCTCACCGTACTGTTCGAAGAAATCGAGAGCAATCACGAGAACTATACGCGGTTTCTTGCCTTGTCTCGGCCAGGACAGCCGGTGTCAACCGTGGTCGGATCCGAGGATGGATTCAAGACATCTATCGTCTACTCGATGCGGGACAACGTGCCGGGCGCATTGTTCAAAAGTCTGGCGGTGTTCGCCCTGCGAGAGATAGACCTCTTCAAGATTGAAAGCCGTCCGCTTGTGGGCCGACCGGGTGAATATCTTTTTTATCTGGATTTTGCCGGCGGTGAAGAGGAGAAGGAGGTGCAAAAGGCGATAGGGCACCTGGAAGAGATCGCAGCGTACGTCAAGATTCTTGGATCATATGGTCGGGGTGAGGTCGTTTATTAG
- a CDS encoding TIGR00159 family protein: MTIFQWIIPIRLIDIIEIGIFAYVLYKLYNLMRGTIAIQIFLGVLALYLIQVIVSVADMTILNSLFGLIGEVIVLAVIILFQPEIRRLLLLLGQNPLIRRLVTSPAQEQMVNEITDAAMEMSRSRIGALIVFERSTGLRNYIETGTVIHARVSKDLLITIFYSQNPLHDGAIIIRKKTIEAARCILPVSTSMRLSPHLGLRHRSAVGLTEQTDAFVLVVSEETGAISVSMLGNLITDIDEQKLREYLSDALLPQAPMAADLGHPEVEPAATYGSPRTSIPEA; this comes from the coding sequence CTGACGATTTTTCAGTGGATCATCCCGATCAGGCTGATCGACATTATCGAGATAGGCATCTTCGCATACGTACTGTACAAGCTGTACAATCTTATGCGGGGCACCATAGCCATCCAGATTTTCCTGGGTGTGCTCGCGCTCTACCTGATACAGGTTATTGTCAGCGTCGCTGACATGACGATTCTGAACTCACTGTTCGGGCTCATTGGGGAGGTCATAGTCCTGGCCGTCATCATTCTGTTCCAGCCCGAGATTCGGCGGCTGCTTTTGTTACTCGGACAGAACCCGCTGATTCGGAGGCTCGTGACGTCGCCGGCTCAGGAGCAAATGGTGAACGAGATTACGGACGCCGCGATGGAGATGAGTCGAAGTCGGATCGGCGCATTGATCGTGTTCGAGCGGTCGACGGGGCTCAGAAACTACATCGAAACCGGAACGGTGATTCACGCCCGTGTATCAAAGGATTTGCTCATTACCATCTTCTATTCGCAAAATCCGCTTCATGACGGCGCGATCATTATCAGAAAGAAGACTATTGAGGCTGCGCGTTGCATTCTGCCCGTGTCCACGAGTATGCGACTCTCTCCACACCTCGGACTCCGGCATCGCAGCGCGGTGGGATTGACCGAACAGACTGACGCATTTGTGCTCGTGGTTTCCGAAGAAACGGGGGCGATCTCGGTGTCCATGCTGGGTAATCTCATCACCGACATAGACGAGCAGAAGCTCCGCGAATACCTTTCAGACGCGTTGCTGCCCCAGGCGCCTATGGCTGCGGATCTGGGACATCCTGAAGTTGAGCCGGCGGCCACGTACGGTAGCCCCCGAACAAGCATCCCCGAGGCTTGA
- a CDS encoding arginine--tRNA ligase, with amino-acid sequence MKNYIKEQLLRSLADWPDVPAEFEIELEIPNNTDHGDLATNTALRLARHLRKAPRKIAEEIRDRLLELPLDPDRVSAVEVAGSGFLNFRYASSYLYQELQLLLDEGSSFGRADRLGKTAIVEFVSANPTGPLTIGHGRNAVLGDTIANLLDWTGYDVTREYYYNDAGRQMRVLGESVRARYEELVDPDIPRKEIEGAGAERVSVPTSFPDDGYLGEYIIDIAGAVHESLGDSGDPVPSVETLKHAAEKEIFGQIESTLARLGIRMDSHFNEHSMYENNAVWDVLKKLRDQGHVYDQDGAVWFRTSELGKEKDTVLVKSSGEPTYRLPDIAYHVDKLSRGFDLVVDIFGADHVAQYPDILSAIRLLGLDETRIQVVIYQFVTLVRGGEPVKMSTRKATYEMLDDLLDEVGEDVTRFFFLMRSANTHLEFDLDLAKEASKKNPVFYLQYAHARICAILRKAEEVGFKFASDADLTLLNHPTQQDLIKTLLKLPDAIASATVDFEPQRLTVYLREVAVAFTQFYDHSRIVGEPEDIATARMHLARATQTVLANGLGILGIDAPERMHREDTAT; translated from the coding sequence ATCAAGAACTATATCAAAGAGCAACTCCTCAGATCTCTGGCCGATTGGCCCGACGTGCCGGCCGAGTTCGAGATCGAGTTGGAGATCCCGAATAACACCGACCACGGGGATCTGGCAACCAATACCGCACTGCGTCTCGCACGCCACCTTCGAAAGGCGCCGCGGAAGATTGCCGAGGAGATTCGGGATCGGCTGCTGGAACTTCCCCTGGACCCGGATCGCGTTTCTGCTGTCGAGGTTGCAGGTTCAGGGTTTCTGAATTTCAGATATGCGTCGTCGTACCTGTACCAGGAGCTTCAGTTACTTCTTGACGAGGGGAGTTCTTTTGGCCGCGCCGATCGTCTCGGAAAGACCGCCATCGTAGAGTTCGTGTCTGCGAATCCCACCGGGCCGCTCACGATAGGTCATGGTCGTAACGCCGTGCTGGGTGACACCATCGCGAACCTGCTGGACTGGACCGGCTACGACGTCACGCGCGAGTACTATTACAACGACGCCGGCCGACAGATGCGTGTGCTGGGCGAATCGGTCCGCGCTCGCTACGAGGAATTGGTCGACCCCGATATCCCGAGGAAAGAGATTGAGGGTGCGGGAGCCGAACGCGTGTCGGTGCCGACATCATTTCCTGATGACGGATATCTCGGTGAGTATATCATAGACATTGCCGGTGCTGTGCACGAGTCGCTGGGCGACAGCGGGGACCCCGTGCCGTCGGTGGAGACGCTGAAGCACGCCGCCGAGAAGGAGATCTTCGGACAGATTGAGTCGACGCTAGCGCGACTCGGCATTCGCATGGATTCGCACTTCAATGAGCACTCTATGTATGAGAACAATGCAGTCTGGGATGTGCTCAAGAAGCTGAGAGATCAAGGGCACGTGTACGACCAGGACGGGGCCGTATGGTTCAGGACGTCCGAACTGGGAAAGGAAAAGGACACGGTGCTCGTAAAGAGCTCTGGAGAACCCACGTATAGACTTCCGGACATCGCCTATCACGTGGACAAGCTTTCTCGTGGCTTTGATCTGGTCGTCGATATTTTCGGGGCGGATCACGTTGCACAGTACCCCGACATCCTGTCTGCGATCAGATTACTCGGACTGGACGAAACGCGCATCCAGGTCGTGATTTATCAGTTCGTTACGCTTGTACGCGGCGGCGAACCGGTCAAGATGAGTACACGAAAGGCCACGTACGAGATGCTGGACGATCTGCTCGACGAGGTGGGTGAGGACGTCACACGGTTCTTCTTTCTCATGCGATCCGCAAACACGCACCTGGAGTTCGATCTCGACCTTGCGAAGGAGGCAAGCAAAAAGAACCCCGTCTTCTATCTCCAGTATGCGCACGCGCGGATCTGCGCCATCTTGCGAAAGGCAGAAGAGGTTGGATTCAAGTTCGCGAGCGATGCGGATCTAACTTTGCTGAATCATCCCACGCAACAGGACCTGATCAAGACGCTTTTGAAACTGCCTGACGCCATCGCATCCGCGACCGTGGATTTCGAGCCTCAACGGCTAACGGTCTATCTGCGCGAAGTGGCTGTTGCGTTCACACAGTTCTACGACCATAGTCGGATAGTCGGTGAGCCGGAAGATATCGCGACGGCAAGGATGCACCTTGCCCGTGCGACACAGACGGTACTGGCTAATGGCCTCGGGATTCTTGGGATCGATGCTCCTGAGCGCATGCATCGCGAAGACACGGCGACATGA
- the folP gene encoding dihydropteroate synthase, which yields MEAKETETTPTFVVRCRDRVLDCTPGLSSGALVMGILNVTPDSFSDGGKYMSPDAALSRAEEMVEQGVDIIDVGGESSRPTGKTYGEGARPITPHEEMRRVAPVIKGIVTRFPSVLVSVDTYKPDVAKTAMEAGAHMINDITGLRYSSDIAQVAADAGAALIVMHSVGTPGALPHDTEHKNVIDTVTRSLTESMTRAKEAGATEIILDPGFGFGKSVVDNLRLIRNLDQLSSLHRPLLLGISRKSTIATVLGGEDNPPPPEERLFGTLGATVVAVMRGASIIRTHDIRQTVETLKVVAAITQAGE from the coding sequence ATGGAAGCAAAAGAAACGGAAACGACGCCCACCTTCGTTGTTCGGTGTCGCGACAGAGTACTCGATTGCACGCCCGGATTGTCTTCGGGAGCACTCGTGATGGGCATCCTGAATGTCACTCCCGACTCCTTTTCAGACGGCGGGAAGTACATGAGTCCCGATGCCGCCCTGTCGCGGGCAGAGGAGATGGTCGAGCAGGGTGTCGACATTATCGATGTCGGTGGCGAGTCGTCTCGCCCGACCGGAAAGACATACGGAGAAGGAGCCAGACCCATCACGCCCCACGAGGAGATGCGACGTGTCGCTCCCGTCATCAAGGGGATCGTTACTCGCTTTCCGTCCGTGCTTGTCTCGGTGGATACCTACAAGCCGGATGTTGCGAAGACGGCCATGGAAGCTGGAGCTCACATGATCAATGATATCACCGGGTTGAGATACTCGTCGGATATCGCGCAAGTGGCAGCTGACGCGGGTGCAGCACTGATCGTTATGCATTCTGTTGGGACGCCCGGGGCGCTTCCTCATGACACAGAGCACAAGAACGTCATCGATACCGTCACCCGCTCACTGACCGAGTCTATGACCCGTGCAAAGGAAGCCGGGGCCACCGAGATCATTCTGGATCCGGGATTCGGGTTCGGCAAATCGGTGGTCGACAATCTCCGATTGATTCGGAATCTGGATCAGCTATCGAGCCTGCATCGTCCGCTGCTGCTGGGTATCTCGCGAAAATCAACGATCGCGACCGTTCTGGGCGGCGAAGACAATCCTCCACCCCCTGAGGAGAGACTGTTCGGGACCCTCGGTGCGACGGTGGTGGCCGTCATGCGAGGCGCCTCTATCATCCGGACGCACGACATCCGACAGACAGTCGAGACGCTGAAGGTGGTAGCTGCGATCACACAGGCCGGGGAATAA
- a CDS encoding protein-L-isoaspartate(D-aspartate) O-methyltransferase translates to MSSEDWKYRRRRTKLVESLKDKGISDVNVLRAIETVPRHLFVDAALRPRAYEDEALPIGYGQTISQPFTVAYQTAMVAVGRGDRVLEIGTGSGYQAAILCELGAVMYSVERIRALYERTRQLLNDLNYRVTAKCDDGTLGWAAFAPYDAIIVTAGATEVPDPLIKQLRTPDSEHGGGRLVIPVGGSDGQTMYRLTRTGPETIEEEQSHDFRFVPLIGDR, encoded by the coding sequence ATGTCATCCGAGGACTGGAAGTACCGCCGACGCCGGACGAAACTGGTTGAGTCCCTTAAGGACAAGGGTATCTCGGATGTCAACGTGCTTCGCGCTATCGAAACGGTACCCCGACATCTCTTTGTTGATGCGGCTTTGCGTCCGCGGGCTTATGAAGATGAAGCTTTGCCAATCGGATATGGCCAGACGATCTCTCAACCATTTACGGTAGCCTATCAGACGGCGATGGTGGCAGTCGGCCGTGGGGATCGGGTGCTGGAAATCGGAACAGGCAGCGGATACCAGGCGGCCATTCTGTGTGAACTGGGAGCTGTCATGTACTCCGTGGAACGGATACGGGCTCTGTATGAACGCACCCGGCAACTCCTCAACGATCTGAACTACCGCGTGACGGCCAAGTGCGACGACGGAACGTTGGGCTGGGCAGCCTTTGCGCCCTACGACGCGATAATCGTCACCGCCGGAGCTACCGAGGTACCCGATCCCCTGATCAAGCAGCTTCGCACCCCGGACTCTGAACACGGCGGTGGACGCCTTGTGATTCCGGTGGGTGGATCCGACGGGCAGACAATGTACCGCCTTACCAGAACGGGGCCGGAGACGATCGAAGAAGAGCAGTCTCACGACTTCCGCTTCGTGCCGCTCATAGGTGACCGCTAG
- a CDS encoding phosphopentomutase: MSLFVTIVLDGVGIGAQPDADDFGDVGSDTLGHVCQVARPDLPNLARWGLGNIRALTGMDGTRNPAADYGRLREVSAGKDSTTGHWELAGIQLENPFPTYPDGFPDELIDRFLLESGCDGILANVAASGTEIIERVGSAHQESAWPIVYTSADSVFQVAAHVDVIPLERLYELCRLARDRVCVGPHAVGRVIARPFAGAEGSYSRLSAMRKDFALRPLKAPVQSRLQDAGIQTIAVGKIGELFDRVGFDSSIKTRSNTEGIEATVKAIVAATANGHPTFIWTNLVDFDQDFGHRNDAQGFARALEHFDSNLPEIERALPHGSVLLLTADHGNDPTFPGTDHTREHVPLLVSYEGSGSDLGMRSSFADHAASVAAYFGVEYDCAGDSFLPDSVRAASGN; the protein is encoded by the coding sequence ATGTCTCTCTTTGTCACGATCGTGTTGGATGGCGTAGGAATCGGTGCGCAGCCAGACGCTGATGACTTCGGTGACGTCGGCAGCGATACGCTCGGTCACGTCTGTCAGGTAGCTCGACCCGATCTGCCAAATCTCGCTCGGTGGGGCCTGGGTAATATCAGGGCACTTACGGGGATGGACGGCACAAGAAATCCGGCGGCTGATTACGGCCGCCTGCGAGAGGTGTCGGCAGGGAAGGACAGCACGACCGGCCACTGGGAGCTGGCAGGCATTCAGCTCGAAAACCCGTTTCCGACATATCCTGATGGGTTTCCGGACGAACTCATCGACCGTTTCTTGTTGGAATCGGGCTGCGATGGCATCCTCGCCAACGTAGCGGCATCCGGCACCGAAATCATCGAGCGCGTGGGGTCGGCACACCAGGAATCAGCATGGCCGATTGTCTACACGTCGGCCGACAGCGTCTTTCAAGTTGCGGCGCATGTGGACGTGATTCCTCTGGAGCGGCTCTACGAGCTCTGTCGTCTAGCGAGGGACAGGGTATGCGTTGGACCCCATGCGGTTGGCCGCGTAATCGCCAGACCCTTTGCGGGCGCCGAGGGCTCGTACTCGCGGTTGTCGGCCATGCGGAAAGATTTTGCTCTGCGGCCCCTGAAGGCACCGGTACAGTCGCGATTGCAGGATGCCGGGATTCAGACGATCGCCGTCGGCAAGATCGGTGAGCTCTTCGATCGCGTGGGATTCGATTCCAGCATCAAGACCAGATCCAACACCGAAGGCATCGAGGCTACGGTGAAGGCCATCGTAGCGGCCACTGCGAATGGCCACCCGACCTTTATCTGGACGAATCTGGTAGACTTCGACCAGGACTTCGGACACCGAAACGACGCGCAGGGCTTTGCGCGTGCACTGGAGCACTTTGATTCAAATCTGCCCGAAATCGAACGCGCACTTCCACACGGCTCCGTGTTGTTGCTGACGGCCGACCACGGCAATGACCCGACCTTCCCCGGTACCGACCACACGCGAGAGCACGTTCCTCTGCTCGTCAGCTATGAAGGGTCGGGCTCCGACCTGGGTATGCGGTCCTCGTTCGCAGACCATGCCGCATCGGTTGCCGCCTACTTTGGAGTGGAATACGACTGCGCGGGGGACAGCTTTCTGCCGGACAGTGTTCGAGCGGCTTCCGGCAACTGA
- a CDS encoding ABC transporter permease, translating into MSLSYSIKEGVAGFRRAKFASIASTSAMAVALILIGLFLLLSLEANYVSDWLRQRVGELEVFLQDDVDEPLARAMYERARVTEGVAETEYISRAQAQAVFRREFGEGSELFFDEPFLPASIKVRVTSDYANPDSLNAMVALFESWSRVDEVVFNQPLLVKVQTNLKLITTMGLWLGALVVLASIFLVGNTIRLTIYARRLLIRTMKLVGATDSFIRRPFIVEGIMQGLFAAVLAIAALVVLYGVISSYLPQVDSEGATSPLFLLIAGTLAMGIFLGWIGSFFAVRRFIRHVALH; encoded by the coding sequence GTGTCGCTTTCGTACAGTATTAAGGAAGGCGTCGCCGGCTTCAGAAGGGCAAAATTCGCGTCTATTGCCTCGACGAGCGCCATGGCAGTAGCGCTCATTCTGATCGGCTTGTTCTTGTTGCTGAGTCTTGAAGCAAACTACGTTTCTGACTGGTTGCGTCAGCGCGTGGGTGAGCTGGAAGTCTTCCTTCAGGACGATGTAGACGAACCGTTGGCTCGCGCGATGTACGAACGTGCGCGGGTAACGGAAGGAGTTGCTGAAACGGAGTACATATCCAGGGCGCAGGCCCAGGCCGTATTCAGGCGTGAATTCGGCGAGGGGAGTGAGTTGTTCTTCGACGAGCCATTTCTCCCTGCATCGATCAAGGTGCGGGTGACATCCGATTACGCCAATCCCGACAGCCTGAACGCGATGGTGGCGCTGTTTGAAAGCTGGTCCCGGGTTGACGAGGTTGTCTTCAACCAACCACTCCTGGTGAAAGTGCAGACGAACCTGAAGTTGATCACGACCATGGGACTGTGGCTCGGCGCGCTCGTTGTACTCGCTTCGATATTCCTGGTAGGGAATACCATACGGCTCACGATATATGCTCGCCGTCTACTCATTCGTACGATGAAGCTCGTGGGCGCCACCGATTCGTTTATTCGCAGGCCCTTCATTGTCGAGGGGATCATGCAGGGTCTCTTCGCGGCCGTTCTCGCCATCGCGGCTCTGGTCGTGTTGTACGGCGTGATATCAAGCTACTTGCCGCAGGTCGATTCCGAGGGCGCAACCAGCCCGCTCTTCCTGTTGATCGCAGGTACACTGGCAATGGGCATCTTCCTCGGATGGATCGGATCTTTCTTCGCAGTTCGTCGATTCATCCGACATGTCGCGCTTCACTGA
- a CDS encoding T9SS type A sorting domain-containing protein: MLKSPILGLLIATALSTGAFAKSAFVECAVRTGQNASIFIRSEVTPTINGVALDKGDEVVVLDKNGACAGKATWTGETMSITVWGDDEMTEEIDGLNAGDPLRFVIYDASDNLIFGADGAGIDVGFDSEFPFNDGGVYEPDALFNVSFLDISGVPSTPPTAGVVDSFKLGSPYPNPFNPVTSFELEVIDAQDVAVRVYNAIGQQVAMLHDGFLTSGTQHEFQFEGAGLSSGMYLIRVTGEVFATAKSVVLLK; encoded by the coding sequence ATGCTGAAAAGTCCCATACTCGGCTTGCTGATCGCCACCGCTCTCAGCACAGGCGCCTTCGCAAAGTCCGCATTTGTTGAATGCGCAGTTCGCACCGGTCAGAACGCAAGCATTTTCATCCGGTCGGAGGTCACGCCAACGATAAACGGCGTCGCGCTTGACAAAGGCGATGAGGTCGTGGTCCTGGACAAAAACGGTGCGTGTGCCGGCAAGGCCACGTGGACCGGTGAAACGATGTCCATCACGGTGTGGGGAGACGACGAAATGACCGAGGAGATCGACGGACTCAACGCTGGCGATCCGCTTCGCTTCGTCATCTATGATGCATCCGACAACCTGATCTTCGGAGCCGACGGTGCGGGGATCGACGTTGGATTTGATTCGGAGTTTCCGTTCAACGACGGCGGTGTGTACGAACCCGACGCGTTGTTCAATGTGAGCTTCCTCGATATCAGCGGCGTCCCGTCAACCCCTCCGACAGCAGGTGTGGTTGACAGCTTCAAGCTGGGATCGCCGTATCCGAATCCCTTCAACCCGGTGACCTCCTTCGAACTGGAAGTCATCGATGCGCAGGACGTTGCTGTTCGCGTCTACAATGCAATCGGGCAACAGGTCGCGATGCTCCATGATGGATTCCTGACGTCGGGGACCCAGCACGAGTTTCAGTTTGAGGGAGCCGGATTGTCGAGCGGCATGTACCTCATTCGCGTCACCGGTGAGGTGTTTGCGACTGCCAAGAGCGTCGTGTTGCTGAAGTAG
- a CDS encoding TldD/PmbA family protein, producing MSFPSTDTSRLTAEQWHRLADSIPIALDVAVERGSEGANVFLESSRRDQYHFRQVVAAGRPQPSEQRRTRHYVEGASVTAYSHDCVAVACIEVMSKEGARAAALSACEEAKTEGRTSASPSDRLAGLDVSMMLEEQQAGLPAATTQEVGRSLAEVCLAVCPDAVEVGVVISEEFRRRLVVSTYGPPRISRHAFATTIVTCERERGPDVRVVAGFAGQENIGPGCDVDRMIHEICQQGSVRPTSYRGGALTIPIVFEAGWCAGVWLHEAVGHFLEGDNVLKGWSPFSKPGEKVAPHEVTIVDDPAIHSSRGSISFDDEGMPAVRNVLVASGVVEGHVHSRLTGRHSGVAATGNGRRENYRFPPAPRMTNLVLENGGGDRDAILASISKGLLINALGSGTVDVRTGRFSFDVILAHWIEGGRTGEAVTGLTLSGDAQSALASVRAVGDDFAADAGRGICRKGGQTVPVGLGSPTVHVDGLRVQARN from the coding sequence ATGAGTTTTCCATCTACGGATACTAGCAGGCTCACAGCCGAGCAATGGCACCGGTTGGCGGACTCGATCCCGATCGCCCTCGATGTTGCGGTTGAGCGCGGTAGTGAGGGAGCGAACGTTTTTCTCGAGTCGTCGCGGCGTGACCAATATCATTTTCGACAAGTGGTCGCAGCCGGTCGTCCCCAGCCTTCCGAACAGCGTCGAACACGGCATTACGTTGAGGGAGCATCCGTCACCGCTTATTCCCATGATTGCGTGGCGGTCGCGTGTATTGAGGTGATGAGTAAAGAGGGAGCCCGGGCCGCGGCGCTAAGCGCGTGCGAGGAGGCGAAAACGGAAGGAAGAACAAGCGCATCTCCTTCCGATCGCCTGGCTGGTCTGGATGTATCCATGATGCTGGAGGAACAGCAGGCCGGGCTTCCGGCCGCGACTACCCAAGAGGTCGGGCGCAGCCTTGCGGAGGTATGTCTGGCCGTTTGTCCCGATGCGGTCGAGGTCGGTGTTGTTATTTCGGAGGAGTTCCGTCGACGTCTGGTCGTCAGCACCTATGGGCCACCCCGTATCAGCCGGCATGCTTTTGCGACCACGATAGTGACGTGCGAACGTGAACGAGGGCCGGACGTGCGCGTGGTGGCCGGGTTCGCCGGGCAGGAGAATATCGGTCCCGGCTGCGACGTCGATCGGATGATTCACGAGATCTGCCAGCAGGGGTCTGTGCGGCCGACATCCTACCGCGGAGGCGCGCTGACGATACCGATTGTCTTCGAGGCAGGCTGGTGCGCGGGCGTCTGGTTGCACGAGGCCGTGGGACACTTTCTGGAGGGGGATAATGTGTTGAAGGGTTGGAGTCCGTTCTCAAAGCCTGGAGAGAAAGTGGCTCCTCACGAGGTTACGATTGTGGATGATCCGGCCATCCACTCGTCGCGCGGGAGTATATCTTTCGATGATGAGGGTATGCCGGCGGTCAGAAACGTGCTTGTTGCGAGCGGTGTCGTAGAGGGGCATGTCCACAGTCGGCTCACGGGCCGACATTCAGGGGTCGCCGCGACTGGAAATGGACGTCGTGAAAATTATCGCTTCCCCCCGGCTCCAAGAATGACAAACCTCGTTCTCGAGAACGGCGGCGGTGACCGTGATGCGATCCTGGCTTCAATCTCGAAAGGCCTCCTGATCAACGCCCTGGGTAGCGGTACGGTTGACGTACGCACCGGGCGTTTCTCGTTTGATGTTATCCTTGCCCACTGGATCGAGGGCGGTCGTACAGGAGAGGCAGTTACAGGACTTACACTTTCGGGAGACGCGCAATCCGCGCTCGCAAGCGTGCGAGCCGTAGGAGACGATTTCGCGGCGGACGCCGGCAGGGGTATATGTCGGAAAGGTGGGCAGACGGTTCCGGTGGGCCTGGGTTCACCGACGGTGCATGTCGATGGGCTTCGGGTACAGGCTCGCAACTGA